One segment of Strix uralensis isolate ZFMK-TIS-50842 chromosome 11, bStrUra1, whole genome shotgun sequence DNA contains the following:
- the STOML1 gene encoding stomatin-like protein 1 isoform X2 yields MFSRSGYQALPLGDFDRFQQSSIGLYGAQKGFFSFGSKQDPLGPAGNTADSSQGWLSWICHGIITFLVFLLMVITFPISGWFALKIVPTYERMIIFRLGRIRAPQGPGVVLLLPFIDHWQRVDLRTRAFNVPPCKLTSKDGAIISMGADVQFRVWDPVLSVMMVKDLIAATRMTAQNAMTKTLVKKNLREIQVEKLRIGEQLLLEINDMIKSWGLEVDRVELSMEAVLQPPRENLVGPLATMPPVPGLEGLDGTIQQLAAHFFSNSLALAGSGTSAPEADRVETVNEVEPPTSSFLAAAGSARQKPSADELLSAVEPVLSEALVGQVGASYQVNITLPSGTRSTYFIDLSSGSGRAGRGVPEGSPDVILEVAEKDLQDLFLGDLRPLSAYMSGRLQVTGDLHLALKLEELVKAMKQRR; encoded by the exons ATGTTCAGCCGGTCAGGATACCAGGCCCTTCCCTTGGGAGACTTTGACCGCTTCCAGCAGTCCAGCATCGGGCTCTACGGTGCCCAGAAGGGCTTCTTCTCCTTCGGATCCAAGCAAGACCCTCTGGGGCCAGCTGGAAATACTGCAG ACTCCTCCCAGGGTTGGCTGTCCTGGATCTGTCATGGCATTATCACCTTCTTGGTCTTCTTGCTGATGGTTATCACCTTCCCCATCTCAGGATGGTTTGCCTTGAAG ATTGTGCCCACCTACGAGCGAATGATCATCTTCCGCCTGGGCCGCATCCGGGCACCTCAGGGACCCGGCgtggtcctgctgctgcctttcaTCGATCATTGGCAACGAGTGGATCTGAGGACGAGGGCCTTCAACGTGCCCCCCTGCAAG ctgaCTTCCAAGGATGGGGCGATCATCTCCATGGGTGCTGATGTCCAATTTCGGGTGTGGGACCCCGTGTTGTCCGTCATGATGGTGAAGGACCTCATCGCGGCCACCCGGATGACAGCGCAGAACGCCATGACCAAGACCTTGGTGAAGAAGAACCTCCGTGAGATCCAAGTGGAGAAGCTGAGGATCGGGGAGCAGCTGTTG CTGGAGATTAATGACATGATCAAGtcctggggcctggaggtggaCCGAGTGGAGCTGAGCAtggaggctgtgctgcagccaccCCGGGAGAACCTGGTGGGCCCTCTGGCCACCATGCCACCCGTGCCTGGGCTGGAGGGGCTGGATGGCACCATTCAGCAGCTGGCTGCTCATTTCTTCAGCAACAGCCTGGCTCTGGCGGGCAGCGGGACCAGCGCTCCGGAGGCAG ACAGAGTGGAGACGGTAAACGAGGTGGAGCCTCCCACCTCTtccttccttgctgctgctggcagcgcCCGGCAGAAGCCCAGCGCAGACGAGCTGCTCTCAGCAGTGGAGCCTGTCCTCTCCGAGGCCCTGGTCGGCCAGGTGGGAGCATCCTACCAGGTCAACATCACCCTGCCCAGCGGCACCCGGAGCACCTACTTCATAGACCTCTCCTCAG GCAGCGGGCGGGCTGGCCGCGGTGTGCCTGAGGGCAGCCCCGATGTCATTCTGGAGGTGGCAGAGAAAGACCTGCAGGACCTCTTCTTGGGTGACCTGCGCCCCTTGAGTGCCTACATGAGTGGGAGGCTGCAGGTGACAGGCGACCTGCACCTTGCCCTGAAGCTGGAGGAGCTCGTCAAAGCGATGAAGCAACGTAGATAG
- the STOML1 gene encoding stomatin-like protein 1 isoform X3 has translation MFSRSGYQALPLGDFDRFQQSSIGLYGAQKGFFSFGSKQDPLGPAGNTADSSQGWLSWICHGIITFLVFLLMVITFPISGWFALKIVPTYERMIIFRLGRIRAPQGPGVVLLLPFIDHWQRVDLRTRAFNVPPCKLTSKDGAIISMGADVQFRVWDPVLSVMMVKDLIAATRMTAQNAMTKTLVKKNLREIQVEKLRIGEQLLLEINDMIKSWGLEVDRVELSMEAVLQPPRENLVGPLATMPPVPGLEGLDGTIQQLAAHFFSNSLALAGSGTSAPEAGSGRAGRGVPEGSPDVILEVAEKDLQDLFLGDLRPLSAYMSGRLQVTGDLHLALKLEELVKAMKQRR, from the exons ATGTTCAGCCGGTCAGGATACCAGGCCCTTCCCTTGGGAGACTTTGACCGCTTCCAGCAGTCCAGCATCGGGCTCTACGGTGCCCAGAAGGGCTTCTTCTCCTTCGGATCCAAGCAAGACCCTCTGGGGCCAGCTGGAAATACTGCAG ACTCCTCCCAGGGTTGGCTGTCCTGGATCTGTCATGGCATTATCACCTTCTTGGTCTTCTTGCTGATGGTTATCACCTTCCCCATCTCAGGATGGTTTGCCTTGAAG ATTGTGCCCACCTACGAGCGAATGATCATCTTCCGCCTGGGCCGCATCCGGGCACCTCAGGGACCCGGCgtggtcctgctgctgcctttcaTCGATCATTGGCAACGAGTGGATCTGAGGACGAGGGCCTTCAACGTGCCCCCCTGCAAG ctgaCTTCCAAGGATGGGGCGATCATCTCCATGGGTGCTGATGTCCAATTTCGGGTGTGGGACCCCGTGTTGTCCGTCATGATGGTGAAGGACCTCATCGCGGCCACCCGGATGACAGCGCAGAACGCCATGACCAAGACCTTGGTGAAGAAGAACCTCCGTGAGATCCAAGTGGAGAAGCTGAGGATCGGGGAGCAGCTGTTG CTGGAGATTAATGACATGATCAAGtcctggggcctggaggtggaCCGAGTGGAGCTGAGCAtggaggctgtgctgcagccaccCCGGGAGAACCTGGTGGGCCCTCTGGCCACCATGCCACCCGTGCCTGGGCTGGAGGGGCTGGATGGCACCATTCAGCAGCTGGCTGCTCATTTCTTCAGCAACAGCCTGGCTCTGGCGGGCAGCGGGACCAGCGCTCCGGAGGCAG GCAGCGGGCGGGCTGGCCGCGGTGTGCCTGAGGGCAGCCCCGATGTCATTCTGGAGGTGGCAGAGAAAGACCTGCAGGACCTCTTCTTGGGTGACCTGCGCCCCTTGAGTGCCTACATGAGTGGGAGGCTGCAGGTGACAGGCGACCTGCACCTTGCCCTGAAGCTGGAGGAGCTCGTCAAAGCGATGAAGCAACGTAGATAG
- the STOML1 gene encoding stomatin-like protein 1 isoform X1 — translation MFSRSGYQALPLGDFDRFQQSSIGLYGAQKGFFSFGSKQDPLGPAGNTADSSQGWLSWICHGIITFLVFLLMVITFPISGWFALKIVPTYERMIIFRLGRIRAPQGPGVVLLLPFIDHWQRVDLRTRAFNVPPCKLTSKDGAIISMGADVQFRVWDPVLSVMMVKDLIAATRMTAQNAMTKTLVKKNLREIQVEKLRIGEQLLLEINDMIKSWGLEVDRVELSMEAVLQPPRENLVGPLATMPPVPGLEGLDGTIQQLAAHFFSNSLALAGSGTSAPEAADRVETVNEVEPPTSSFLAAAGSARQKPSADELLSAVEPVLSEALVGQVGASYQVNITLPSGTRSTYFIDLSSGSGRAGRGVPEGSPDVILEVAEKDLQDLFLGDLRPLSAYMSGRLQVTGDLHLALKLEELVKAMKQRR, via the exons ATGTTCAGCCGGTCAGGATACCAGGCCCTTCCCTTGGGAGACTTTGACCGCTTCCAGCAGTCCAGCATCGGGCTCTACGGTGCCCAGAAGGGCTTCTTCTCCTTCGGATCCAAGCAAGACCCTCTGGGGCCAGCTGGAAATACTGCAG ACTCCTCCCAGGGTTGGCTGTCCTGGATCTGTCATGGCATTATCACCTTCTTGGTCTTCTTGCTGATGGTTATCACCTTCCCCATCTCAGGATGGTTTGCCTTGAAG ATTGTGCCCACCTACGAGCGAATGATCATCTTCCGCCTGGGCCGCATCCGGGCACCTCAGGGACCCGGCgtggtcctgctgctgcctttcaTCGATCATTGGCAACGAGTGGATCTGAGGACGAGGGCCTTCAACGTGCCCCCCTGCAAG ctgaCTTCCAAGGATGGGGCGATCATCTCCATGGGTGCTGATGTCCAATTTCGGGTGTGGGACCCCGTGTTGTCCGTCATGATGGTGAAGGACCTCATCGCGGCCACCCGGATGACAGCGCAGAACGCCATGACCAAGACCTTGGTGAAGAAGAACCTCCGTGAGATCCAAGTGGAGAAGCTGAGGATCGGGGAGCAGCTGTTG CTGGAGATTAATGACATGATCAAGtcctggggcctggaggtggaCCGAGTGGAGCTGAGCAtggaggctgtgctgcagccaccCCGGGAGAACCTGGTGGGCCCTCTGGCCACCATGCCACCCGTGCCTGGGCTGGAGGGGCTGGATGGCACCATTCAGCAGCTGGCTGCTCATTTCTTCAGCAACAGCCTGGCTCTGGCGGGCAGCGGGACCAGCGCTCCGGAGGCAG CAGACAGAGTGGAGACGGTAAACGAGGTGGAGCCTCCCACCTCTtccttccttgctgctgctggcagcgcCCGGCAGAAGCCCAGCGCAGACGAGCTGCTCTCAGCAGTGGAGCCTGTCCTCTCCGAGGCCCTGGTCGGCCAGGTGGGAGCATCCTACCAGGTCAACATCACCCTGCCCAGCGGCACCCGGAGCACCTACTTCATAGACCTCTCCTCAG GCAGCGGGCGGGCTGGCCGCGGTGTGCCTGAGGGCAGCCCCGATGTCATTCTGGAGGTGGCAGAGAAAGACCTGCAGGACCTCTTCTTGGGTGACCTGCGCCCCTTGAGTGCCTACATGAGTGGGAGGCTGCAGGTGACAGGCGACCTGCACCTTGCCCTGAAGCTGGAGGAGCTCGTCAAAGCGATGAAGCAACGTAGATAG
- the LOC141948164 gene encoding protein PML-like isoform X1, translated as MPDSPAAPRPPNPGPPADGDGAAAPMETGPQPSTSSCAPPAHPPAMEDDLQFVLCERCRQESPNLKLLTCLHTLCFGCLSENKPIGQCPVCQTAIPQASGIPDMDNLLFTNLQARLSIYKKIRDGHGLNCCRCRGAAAAMWCSECEEFLCTKCFEDHQWFFKKKSHEAKRVEDLRAESAHQFLEDSRKSCNLFCSRPGHADQGHISSIYCNKCEKALCCSCALLDSQHAPFCDIHSETQRRQEELVTMSQELKQKRSSFEATFEVLQAEASRLEQAQREMRELIRQHVEQLVRLIRREEEELLGLVEARQEQGRRELARELQRVEGVLRRMEASERLVEKVNLYATEQEVMDMQPFIKDSLEELQQLQPPVAQDRAQPGDFAECRARLQALVERVTGHPGTNSQAVPMVEVALENNLQEEPVQPESPNVLPTFTISLEEMHMSPAVPVTAWSKRRSNCVERGSQISPKILKLECNNTPVPSDRSSNQWDGRREPSTSMLNRDCSSIPATSSHTDDAGGDRGRGPPRYPISSPALEDNSIIISSSEDSLEDTAAPSKPKDGKKPSSPTWSGSGTSPHHSTGPTSPWDDESELSTLVFLSLKVDQKTQRITEMAAANGEHTFKTLIQTPESVLALLSQGVSMEVGMQHLLWYLSPLPRPTLIVYNFWALELPTLFKALDAMGRKVDFCHIVGGYVDMLSLIKEKLPKAPSYKLKNLLRSHLQQQLNEGSALATAKALQELWGALGLPACADAGMMLTHCNLQSYTILRSLVQEKLLSKRAAKILARRNLILWELEEV; from the exons ATGCCCgacagccccgccgccccccggccgcccAACCCCGGCCCCCCAGCAG ATGGAGACGGTGCCGCTGCGCCCATGGAGACGGGACCCCAGCCAAGTACATCTTCCTGCgcccctccagcccaccctcCCGCCATGGAGGATGACTTGCAGTTTGTCCTTTGTGAGCGCTGCCGACAGGAATCGCCCAACCTCAAGCTCCTCACCTGCCTTCACACCTTGTGCTTCGGTTGCCTGAGCGAGAACAAGCCCATCGGGCAGTGCCCTGTGTGCCAGACAGCCATCCCGCAGGCCAGCGGCATCCCCGACATGGACAACCTGCTCTTCACCAACTTGCAGGCCAGGCTCAGCATCTACAAGAAGATCAGAGATGGCCATGGCCTGAATTGCTGCCGGTGCCGGGGGGCAGCCGCAGCAATGTGGTGCTCCGAGTGCGAGGAGTTCCTCTGCACCAAGTGCTTTGAGGACCACCAGTGGTTCTTCAAGAAGAAGAGCCATGAGGCCAAGAGGGTGGAGGATCTTCGTGCGGAGTCAGCCCATCAGTTCCTGGAAGACAGCAGAAAGTCCTGCAACCTCTTTTGCTCCCGTCCTGGGCACGCTGACCAGGGCCACATCTCCAG CATCTACTGCAACAAGTGTGAGAAGGCACTCTGCTGCTCGTGTGCGCTGCTGGACAGCCAGCACGCCCCCTTCTGTGACATCCACAGCGAGACCCAGCGcaggcaggaggagctggtcaCCATGAGCCAGGagctgaagcagaagagaagcagctTCGAGGCCACCTTCGAGGTGCTGCAGGCTGAGGCCTCCCGGCTGGAGCAGGCGCAGCGGGAGATGCGGGAGCTGATCCGGCAGCACGTGGAGCAGCTGGTGCGGCTGATCcggcgggaggaagaggagctgctggggctggtggaggcGCGGCAGGAGCAGGGCCGGCGGGAGCTGGCGAGGGAGCTGCAGCGCGTGGAGGGGGTGCTGCGGCGGATGGAGGCGAGCGAGCGGCTGGTGGAGAAGGTGAACCTGTACGCCACGGAGCAGGAGGTGATGGACATGCAGCCCTTCATCAAGGACtcgctggaggagctgcagcagctgcagccgcCGGTGGCCCAGGACCGAGCGCAGCCCGGGGACTTTGCTGAGTGCCGAGCCAGGCTGCAGGCGCTGGTGGAGCGCGTCACGGGGCACCCAG GTACTAATTCccaagccgtccccatggtcGAGGTGGCCCTGGAGAACAACCTG CAAGAGGAGCCGGTCCAGCCTGAGAGCCCGAATGTCTTGCCCACCTTCACCATCAGCCTTGAGGAGATGCACATGAGCCCG GCTGTCCCCGTCACCGCATGGTCCAAGCGGAGGTCGAACTGCGTGGAAAGGGGCAGCCAGATCTCACCCAAAATACTGAAGCTGGAGTGTAACAACACACCAGTCCCCAGCGATCGCAGTTCGAACCAGTGGGATGGCAGAAGGGAGCCCAGCACCTCCATGCTGAACCGGGactgcagcagcatccctgccacCAGCAGCCACACTGATGATGCAGGTGGGGACCGCGGACGTGGCCCTCCTCGTTACCCCATCTCTTCCCCTGCCTTAG aagacaacagcATCATCATCTCCAGCTCGGAGGACAGCTTAGAAGACACGGCG GCTCCCAGCAAACCCAAGGATGGCAAGAAGCCCTCCAGCCCTACATGGTCCGGGAGTGGCACCTCACCCCACCACAGCACtggccccaccagcccctgggaTGATGAGTCGGAGCTGAGCACCTTGGTGTTCCTCAGCTTGAAGGTTGACCAGAAAA CCCAGCGCATCACAGAGATGGCAGCGGCCAATGGAGAACACACCTTCAAGACGCTGATTCAGACGCCCGAGTCGGTGCTGGCACTGCTCTCCCAGGGCGTCTCCATGGAGGTGGGGATGCAGCACCTCCTCTGGTACCTCTCCCCGCTCCCCAGGCCCACCCTCATCGTCTACAACTTCTGGGCGCTGGAACTGCCCACTCTCTTTAAGGCCCTGGATGCTATGGGTAGGAAAGTGGACTTCTGCCACATTGTGGGTGGTTATGTGGATATGTTGTCCTTGATCAAAGAAAAGCTGCCCAAGGCCCCTTCCTACAAGCTGAAGAACCTGCTGAGAAgtcacctgcagcagcagctcaacGAGGGCAGCGCGCTGGCCACAGCCAAGGCCTTGCAGGAGCTTTGGGGAGCCCTGGGGCTCCCCGCCTGCGCTGACGCAGGGATGATGCTCACCCACTGCAACCTGCAGAGCTACACCATCCTGCGGTCTCTGGTGCAGGAGAAGCTGCTCAGCAAGAGGGCGGCCAAGATCCTGGCCCGGCGCAACCTCATTCTCTGGGAGCTGGAAGAGGTGTGA
- the LOC141948164 gene encoding protein PML-like isoform X2, which produces MPDSPAAPRPPNPGPPADGDGAAAPMETGPQPSTSSCAPPAHPPAMEDDLQFVLCERCRQESPNLKLLTCLHTLCFGCLSENKPIGQCPVCQTAIPQASGIPDMDNLLFTNLQARLSIYKKIRDGHGLNCCRCRGAAAAMWCSECEEFLCTKCFEDHQWFFKKKSHEAKRVEDLRAESAHQFLEDSRKSCNLFCSRPGHADQGHISSIYCNKCEKALCCSCALLDSQHAPFCDIHSETQRRQEELVTMSQELKQKRSSFEATFEVLQAEASRLEQAQREMRELIRQHVEQLVRLIRREEEELLGLVEARQEQGRRELARELQRVEGVLRRMEASERLVEKVNLYATEQEVMDMQPFIKDSLEELQQLQPPVAQDRAQPGDFAECRARLQALVERVTGHPGTNSQAVPMVEVALENNLQEEPVQPESPNVLPTFTISLEEMHMSPAVPVTAWSKRRSNCVERGSQISPKILKLECNNTPVPSDRSSNQWDGRREPSTSMLNRDCSSIPATSSHTDDAEDNSIIISSSEDSLEDTAAPSKPKDGKKPSSPTWSGSGTSPHHSTGPTSPWDDESELSTLVFLSLKVDQKTQRITEMAAANGEHTFKTLIQTPESVLALLSQGVSMEVGMQHLLWYLSPLPRPTLIVYNFWALELPTLFKALDAMGRKVDFCHIVGGYVDMLSLIKEKLPKAPSYKLKNLLRSHLQQQLNEGSALATAKALQELWGALGLPACADAGMMLTHCNLQSYTILRSLVQEKLLSKRAAKILARRNLILWELEEV; this is translated from the exons ATGCCCgacagccccgccgccccccggccgcccAACCCCGGCCCCCCAGCAG ATGGAGACGGTGCCGCTGCGCCCATGGAGACGGGACCCCAGCCAAGTACATCTTCCTGCgcccctccagcccaccctcCCGCCATGGAGGATGACTTGCAGTTTGTCCTTTGTGAGCGCTGCCGACAGGAATCGCCCAACCTCAAGCTCCTCACCTGCCTTCACACCTTGTGCTTCGGTTGCCTGAGCGAGAACAAGCCCATCGGGCAGTGCCCTGTGTGCCAGACAGCCATCCCGCAGGCCAGCGGCATCCCCGACATGGACAACCTGCTCTTCACCAACTTGCAGGCCAGGCTCAGCATCTACAAGAAGATCAGAGATGGCCATGGCCTGAATTGCTGCCGGTGCCGGGGGGCAGCCGCAGCAATGTGGTGCTCCGAGTGCGAGGAGTTCCTCTGCACCAAGTGCTTTGAGGACCACCAGTGGTTCTTCAAGAAGAAGAGCCATGAGGCCAAGAGGGTGGAGGATCTTCGTGCGGAGTCAGCCCATCAGTTCCTGGAAGACAGCAGAAAGTCCTGCAACCTCTTTTGCTCCCGTCCTGGGCACGCTGACCAGGGCCACATCTCCAG CATCTACTGCAACAAGTGTGAGAAGGCACTCTGCTGCTCGTGTGCGCTGCTGGACAGCCAGCACGCCCCCTTCTGTGACATCCACAGCGAGACCCAGCGcaggcaggaggagctggtcaCCATGAGCCAGGagctgaagcagaagagaagcagctTCGAGGCCACCTTCGAGGTGCTGCAGGCTGAGGCCTCCCGGCTGGAGCAGGCGCAGCGGGAGATGCGGGAGCTGATCCGGCAGCACGTGGAGCAGCTGGTGCGGCTGATCcggcgggaggaagaggagctgctggggctggtggaggcGCGGCAGGAGCAGGGCCGGCGGGAGCTGGCGAGGGAGCTGCAGCGCGTGGAGGGGGTGCTGCGGCGGATGGAGGCGAGCGAGCGGCTGGTGGAGAAGGTGAACCTGTACGCCACGGAGCAGGAGGTGATGGACATGCAGCCCTTCATCAAGGACtcgctggaggagctgcagcagctgcagccgcCGGTGGCCCAGGACCGAGCGCAGCCCGGGGACTTTGCTGAGTGCCGAGCCAGGCTGCAGGCGCTGGTGGAGCGCGTCACGGGGCACCCAG GTACTAATTCccaagccgtccccatggtcGAGGTGGCCCTGGAGAACAACCTG CAAGAGGAGCCGGTCCAGCCTGAGAGCCCGAATGTCTTGCCCACCTTCACCATCAGCCTTGAGGAGATGCACATGAGCCCG GCTGTCCCCGTCACCGCATGGTCCAAGCGGAGGTCGAACTGCGTGGAAAGGGGCAGCCAGATCTCACCCAAAATACTGAAGCTGGAGTGTAACAACACACCAGTCCCCAGCGATCGCAGTTCGAACCAGTGGGATGGCAGAAGGGAGCCCAGCACCTCCATGCTGAACCGGGactgcagcagcatccctgccacCAGCAGCCACACTGATGATGCAG aagacaacagcATCATCATCTCCAGCTCGGAGGACAGCTTAGAAGACACGGCG GCTCCCAGCAAACCCAAGGATGGCAAGAAGCCCTCCAGCCCTACATGGTCCGGGAGTGGCACCTCACCCCACCACAGCACtggccccaccagcccctgggaTGATGAGTCGGAGCTGAGCACCTTGGTGTTCCTCAGCTTGAAGGTTGACCAGAAAA CCCAGCGCATCACAGAGATGGCAGCGGCCAATGGAGAACACACCTTCAAGACGCTGATTCAGACGCCCGAGTCGGTGCTGGCACTGCTCTCCCAGGGCGTCTCCATGGAGGTGGGGATGCAGCACCTCCTCTGGTACCTCTCCCCGCTCCCCAGGCCCACCCTCATCGTCTACAACTTCTGGGCGCTGGAACTGCCCACTCTCTTTAAGGCCCTGGATGCTATGGGTAGGAAAGTGGACTTCTGCCACATTGTGGGTGGTTATGTGGATATGTTGTCCTTGATCAAAGAAAAGCTGCCCAAGGCCCCTTCCTACAAGCTGAAGAACCTGCTGAGAAgtcacctgcagcagcagctcaacGAGGGCAGCGCGCTGGCCACAGCCAAGGCCTTGCAGGAGCTTTGGGGAGCCCTGGGGCTCCCCGCCTGCGCTGACGCAGGGATGATGCTCACCCACTGCAACCTGCAGAGCTACACCATCCTGCGGTCTCTGGTGCAGGAGAAGCTGCTCAGCAAGAGGGCGGCCAAGATCCTGGCCCGGCGCAACCTCATTCTCTGGGAGCTGGAAGAGGTGTGA
- the ISLR2 gene encoding immunoglobulin superfamily containing leucine-rich repeat protein 2, whose protein sequence is MAPLLSLWLVALLGLARACPEPCACVDKYAHQFADCAYKDLQVVPTGLPSNVTTLSLSANKITSLQRRSFVEVTQVTSLWLAHNEIRSIEPGTFAILVQLKNLDISHNQIVDFPWQDLYNLSALQLLKMNNNHMALVPQGAFHTLKDLRSLRINNNKFTALAEGIFDSLSSLSHLQIYNNPFECSCKLQWLKKWMDSTLISIPEKDSITCALPEQLRGVPVGKIPDVQCTSPTVQLTYYPNLDTTELFDGFTLTLHCAVTGTPPPEVSWKIRTSSQTLELNGNPKESAGKDLPKQDPERFLVFKNGTLVIPHLSKREEGTYTCLATNEMGSNQTSVNVAVAGTQKYPLQPGRDPLGGKAQPGDKKPGAKGAKNSVLMPDERNKPFSPTRQSQPSLAAGTESTGDGQVPFQIPPFEKKCGSTQTSKYISNHAFNQSGDFKQHTFDLGVIALDVSERDARVQLTPTYMQPEKVHLRMLYLCQESSQGHALVQWSKIEEGVNSYWFQGLNPGTNYSVCLTYLGEDCQVQVVFTTKKEIPSLIIIVVVSIFLLVLATLPLMGATWCHLLSKYQGKTYKLIMKAQNPDQMEKHMAADFDPRASYLESEKNYNPSEVGEADVEEEDEEEEEEEEGGRRRRRREAEGAPEMEREESVAASSMAESQSKANGEEFEVRSEYSDKLPLGAEAVTISQEINGNYRQRPR, encoded by the coding sequence ATGGCCCCGCTGCTGTCCCTGTGGCTGGTGGCCCTGCTCGGCCTGGCCCGGGCATGCCCCGAGCCCTGCGCTTGCGTGGACAAGTACGCCCACCAGTTCGCCGACTGCGCCTACAAGGATCTTCAAGTGGTGCCCACGGGGTTGCCCTCCAACGTGACCACCCTCAGCCTCTCGGCCAACAAGATCACCTCACTGCAGCGGCGTTCCTTCGTGGAAGTGACCCAGGTCACCTCCCTCTGGTTGGCACACAACGAGATCCGCTCCATCGAGCCTGGCACCTTTGCCATCCTGGTGCAGCTGAAAAACCTCGACATCAGCCACAACCAGATCGTGGACTTCCCCTGGCAGGACCTCTACAACCTCAGCGCTCTCCAGCTGCTCAAGATGAACAATAACCACATGGCTCTGGTGCCTCAGGGGGCTTTCCACACCCTGAAAGACCTCCGGTCCCTACGCATCAACAACAACAAGTTCACTGCTCTTGCAGAGGGTATCTTCGACTCGCTTAGTTCCCTCTCCCACCTGCAGATCTACAACAACCCCTTCGAGTGCTCCTGCAAGCTCCAGTGGCTGAAGAAGTGGATGGACAGCACACTCATCTCCATCCCTGAGAAGGACTCCATCACCTGTGCCCTCCCGGAGCAGCTCCGAGGAGTGCCGGTGGGGAAGATCCCGGACGTGCAGTGCACCTCACCTACCGTGCAGCTCACCTATTACCCGAACCTGGACACCACAGAGCTCTTTGATGGCTTCACCCTGACACTGCACTGTGCCGTGACGGGCACCCCGCCTCCTGAAGTGAGCTGGAAGATCCGCACCTCCAGCCAAACCCTAGAGCTCAATGGGAACCCAAAGGAGAGTGCTGGGAAGGACCTCCCCAAACAGGACCCTGAGCGCTTCTTGGTCTTCAAGAATGGCACGTTGGTGATTCCCCACCTGAGCAAGCGGGAGGAAGGCACCTACACCTGCCTGGCCACCAACGAAATGGGGAGCAACCAGACCTCGGTCAATGTGGCTGTGGCAGGCACCCAGAAATACCCACTGCAGCCTGGGAGGGACCCGCTGGGGGGTAAAGCACAGCCAGGTGACAAGAAGCCTGGTGCCAAGGGAGCAAAGAACAGTGTGCTCATGCCCGATGAGAGGAACAAACCCTTCAGTCCCACCCGGCAGAGCCAACCATCCTTGGCAGCTGGGACAGAGTCCACGGGAGATGGGCAAGTCCCTTTCCAGATTCCACCCTTTGAGAAGAAGTGTGGCTCCACACAAACCAGCAAGTACATTTCCAACCACGCCTTCAACCAGAGCGGTGATTTCAAGCAGCACACGTTCGATCTGGGGGTGATCGCCTTAGATGTGTCGGAGCGCGATGCCCGGGTGCAGCTCACGCCCACCTATATGCAGCCCGAGAAGGTCCACCTCAGGATGCTCTATCTGTGCCAGGAGAGCAGCCAGGGCCACGCCTTGGTCCAGTGGTCCAAGATAGAGGAAGGGGTGAACTCGTACTGGTTCCAGGGCTTGAACCCCGGCACCAACTACTCCGTGTGTCTCACCTACCTGGGGGAGGACTGCCAGGTCCAAGTGGTCTTCACCACCAAAAAAGAGATCCCCTCGCTCATCATCATCGTGGTTGTGAGCATCTTCCTGCTGGTGCTGGCCACCTTACCCCTGATGGGGGCCACGTGGTGTCACCTCCTCTCCAAGTACCAAGGGAAGACCTACAAGCTCATCATGAAGGCCCAGAACCCGGACCAGATGGAGAAGCACATGGCTGCCGACTTCGACCCCCGCGCCTCCTACCTGGAGTCTGAGAAGAACTACAATCCCAGCGAGGTAGGGGAAGCGGACGTGGAGGAAgaagacgaggaggaggaggaggaggaggaaggaggcaggcggaggaggaggagagaagccGAAGGGGCTCCGGAGATGGAGCGGGAGGAGAGCGTGGCAGCCAGCTCCATGGCAGAGTCGCAGTCCAAAGCCAACGGCGAGGAGTTCGAGGTCCGCTCCGAGTACAGCGACAAGCTGCCGCTGGGCGCCGAGGCCGTCACCATCTCCCAGGAGATCAACGGCAACTACCGGCAGCGCCCCCGCTga